Proteins encoded together in one Carya illinoinensis cultivar Pawnee chromosome 3, C.illinoinensisPawnee_v1, whole genome shotgun sequence window:
- the LOC122303853 gene encoding histone-lysine N-methyltransferase ATXR3-like isoform X2 yields the protein MGDGGVACMPLQQQHHMERFPIPEKTLYGNGGKNGSNSNNNGFNSKSLKLADTERKKKMKVKKEQFAKSGESEKSELGFNRGKKSSREVENGEIFAEKVQKEEVEEGELGTLNGEFVSRRSEIEKGEIVEKWRRSEVEKGEIAYGKWRKDEVEKGEIVPEKTRRGEAERVDFGSWRGAKDEIEKGEFIPDRWHKGEAPRDEYNHYKSRRYELGNDKGSRFELERTPPSGKYSGDDSFRRKEFNRNGSQLSKSTPRWESGQERNVRISSKIVDEEGLYRNEYSNGKNHGRDYSSGNRLKRYGTDSDGTERKYYGDYGDYVGSKSRRLSEDSNRTTHSDHYSRRSVERSYRNLASSKLTPSEKYSRHYESSLSSRIAYDRHGRSPGHSERSPLDRARYYDHRDRSPVRRERSPHGRERSPHGRNRHHDHRNRTPTHTERSPHDRARNHDRRDRTPNYQDRSPVDRSRPSSYREASRKGGTSEKRNPQIGSKEQEDKPSQRDPTEKDSHYSAKESQDTGSVHNVNGSLEKDVECETHKEEQSQGPSIACKESSHVDGTLPEELPSMEEDMDICDTPPHIPVVADSSTGKWFYLDYYGMECGPSKLGDLKALVGEGALMSDHLIKHLDSDRWVTVENATSPLMTVSFPFIASDTITQLVKPPEAPGNLLADTGDTRQFGPGEEILATCSEFLVCPDNSAATFEPSEDLHIDERVGALLHGFPVVPGKELETVAEALQMRIEPAEWGEGWGNSEGFAWYQTHRSKAFDQKNDQLSRISDIKSKEAAESRLIATSDKDHGFACGEFGDWFSGRWPCKGGDWKRNDEAGQDKSFRKKLVLNDGFSLCQMPKSGYEDPRWHRKDDLYYPSHSRRLDLPPWAFSLSDEKNDCSGVSRPVQSKSTAIVRGVKGTVLTVVRINACVVKDHGSFISDPRTKVRGKERYSSRSSRPYSSGSDGRRSSTECDSQSKSANDQGSQDSWKCVASINPPKDRLCSVDDLQLHLGDWYYLDGAGRELGPSSFSHLQVLADQGVIQKHISVFRKFDKIWVPVLSAGETTSEASVKSDQENTSASGDSSRPFSQSQGAALDDSKMKPSFSHDLHPQFIGYTRGKLHELVMKSYKSREFAAAINEVLDPWINVRQPKKEMEKHIYRKSGDAHAAKRARLLGDEIEEYEVEEDMHTIKDESTFDDLCSDALFYREENENSGSEMGSWGLLDGHVLARVFHFLRSDIKSLAFISLTCKHWRAAASFYKDISRHIDLSTLGPNCSDSILLNITSGYGKGKLNSMVLKGCTNITSELLEEILHSFPCISYIDIRGCSQFDELALKFANINWIKTRISRVTKIFEESQSKIRSLKQITERTSLISKKGLCDYMDDFGELKDYFDSVDKRDSANQLFRRSLYKRSKLFDARKSSSILSRDARMRRWAIKKSDNSYKRMEEFLLSGLKDIMNKNTFDFFVPKVAEIEDRIKKGYYIGHGLSSVKEDISRMCRDAIKAKNRGDAGDMNHIIPLFIKLATRLEDSSKSSYERDEMMKSWEDDSPAASKYKKKPNKSLTDRKYVNKSNGTSFPNYGLDYVEYVSDREIRRRLSKLNKKSMHSESETSDDLDRSSDGKSESESTASDVESDLDIRSEVRPADSRGNGHFIRDEGLDSMTDDREWGARMTKASLVPPVTRKYEVIDQYVTVADDEDVQRKMRVSLPEDYVEKLHAQKSGTEESDMELPEVKDYKPRKQLGVEVLEQEVYGIDPYTHNLLLDSMPEELDWTLLEKHFFIEDVLLRALNKQVRHFTGTGNTPMMYPLQPVIEEIEKAAEEDCDIRTVRMCQGILKAIDSRADDKYVAYRKGLGVVCNKEEGFGEEDFVVEFLGEVYPVWKWFEKQDGIRSLQKNSEDPAPEFYNIYLERPKGDADGYDLVVVDAMHKANYASRICHSCRPNCEAKVTAVGGHYQIGIYSVRKIRYGEEITFDYNSVTESKEEYEVSVCLCGSQVCRGSYLNLTGEGAFQKVLEDRHGVLDGHQLMLEACELNSVSEEDYLDLGRAGLGSCLLGGLPEWVVAYSARLVRFINFERTELPAEILRHNLEEKRKYFSDICLEVEKSDAEVQAEGVYNQRLQNLAVTLDKVRYVMRCIFGDPKKAPPPLEKLSPEEVVSFFWKGEGSFVEELLQCMAPHVEEGTLNDLKSKIHAHDPSGSDDIQKELQRSLLWLRDEVRNLPCTHKSRHDAAADLIHIYAYTKCFFRIREYKAVTSPPVYISPLDLGPKYADILGDGFQEYCKTYGENYCLGQLIFWHNQTNADPDCSLAKASRGCLLLPEIGSFYAKVQKSSRHRVYGPRTLRFMLARMEKQPQRPWPKDRIWSFKSSSNVFGSPMLDAVLNNSSLDREMVHWLKHRPTIFQAMWDR from the exons CTCTATGGTAACGGAGGGAAGAATGGGAGCAATAGCAACAACAATGGGTTCAATTCCAAGTCGCTCAAGTTGGCTGACACGGAGcgaaagaagaagatgaaggtgaaGAAAGAGCAATTCGCGAAGAGCGGAGAGTCCGAAAAGAGTGAGTTGGGATTCAATAGAGGTAAAAAGAGTAGTAGGGAAGTTGAAAATGGTGAAATTTTTGCTGAGAAGGTACAGAAGGAAGAGGTAGAAGAGGGTGAATTAGGGACTTTGAATGGAGAATTTGTTTCTCGGAGAAGTGAAATTGAgaagggagagattgttgagaAATGGAGAAGAAGTGAGGTGGAGAAAGGAGAGATTGCTTACGGTAAGTGGAGGAAAGATGAGGTGGAGAAGGGTGAAATAGTGCCGGAGAAGACTAGGAGAGGAGAAGCAGAGAGAGTGGATTTTGGGTCGTGGAGGGGCGCAAAAGACGAGATTGAAAAGGGAGAGTTCATTCCAGATAGATGGCATAAAGGGGAAGCACCAAGGGATGAGTACAATCATTATAAATCACGCAGGTATGAGTTGGGTAATGATAAGGGGAGTAGATTTGAGCTTGAGCGTACACCACCTTCTGGGAAGTATTCGGGGGATGATAGTTTCCGTAGGAAAGAGTTCAACAGAAATGGAAGTCAGCTCAGCAAAAGTACTCCCAGGTGGGAGAGTGGTCAGGAGAGGAATGTAAGGATCAGTTCAAAAATTGTAGACGAGGAAGGTTTGTATAGGAATGAGTACAGCAATGGGAAGAACCATGGAAGAGATTACTCTTCTGGTAACCGGTTGAAGCGGTATGGCACTGATTCGGATGGCACTGAGCGGAAGTACTATGGAGATTATGGGGATTATGTGGGCTCAAAAAGCCGGAGGCTTTCTGAAGACAGCAACCGCACTACCCATTCAGATCATTATTCACGCCGTTCTGTAGAGAGGTCTTACAGGAATTTAGCTTCATCAAAGTTGACTCCATCAGAAAAGTACTCCAGGCATTATGAATCTTCTTTATCTTCAAGAATTGCTTATGACAGGCATGGGCGTAGCCCTGGACATTCTGAGCGGTCCCCACTTGACAGGGCCCGGTATTATGATCATCGTGACAGGAGTCCTGTCCGTCGGGAGAGATCACCTCATGGTCGGGAGAGATCTCCACATGGTCGGAATCGGCACCATGATCATAGAAATCGAACTCCTACTCATACAGAGCGGTCCCCACACGATCGAGCTAGAAACCATGATCGTAGGGATAGGACCCCTAACTATCAGGATCGGTCCCCAGTTGATCGAAGTAGGCCCAGTAGTTACCGTGAAGCAAGTCGTAAAGGAGGAACAAGTGAGAAGCGTAATCCTCAGATTGGTAGTAAAGAGCAAGAAGATAAGCCCAGCCAGAGGGATCCCACTGAAAAAGACTCGCATTATTCAGCTAAAGAGTCTCAAGATACTGGCAGTGTACATAATGTTAATGGGTCTCTGGAGAAAGATGTCGAGTGTGAGACTCACAAAGAAGAGCAGTCTCAGGGTCCAAGCATCGCTTGCAAAGAATCGTCCCATGTTGATGGGACTCTTCCTGAAGAGCTGCCATCTATGGAAGAAGATATGGATATATGCGACACGCCACCACATATCCCAGTGGTGGCTGATTCGTCTACAGGGAAATGGTTTTACCTCGATTATTATGGCATGGAATGTGGGCCTTCTAAATTAGGTGATCTTAAAGCACTTGTGGGAGAAGGGGCTCTAATGTCAGATCACTTGATTAAGCACTTAGATAGTGATAGGTGGGTAACTGTTGAAAATGCAACGTCTCCGTTGATGACTGTGAGTTTCCCATTCATTGCATCAGACACCATAACTCAGCTGGTGAAGCCTCCTGAAGCTCCTGGTAATCTTCTGGCTGATACTGGAGATACTAGGCAATTTGGTCCTGGTGAGGAAATACTCGCCACTTGCTCTGAGTTTCTGGTTTGCCCAGATAACAGTGCAGCTACTTTTGAGCCTTCAGAAGATCTCCACATTGATGAAAGGGTTGGGGCTCTGTTACATGGCTTCCCAGTCGTTCCTGGCAAGGAACTTGAGACCGTTGCAG AAGCCCTACAAATGAGGATTGAGCCTGCTGAATGGGGGGAGGGATGGGGAAATTCTGAAG GTTTTGCTTGGTATCAAACTCACAGAAGCAAAGCTTTTGATCAGAAAAACGATCAATTATCTAGAATTTCTGACATCAAATCAAAAGAAGCTGCAGAATCCAGGTTAATTGCAACTTCTGACAAGGATCATGGTTTTGCCTGTGGAGAATTTGGTGACTGGTTTTCTGGCCGATGGCCATGTAAGGGTGGCGACTGGAAGAGGAATGATGAGGCTGGACAGGATAAGTCTTTCAGAAAGAAGCTTGTTCTCAATGATGGTTTCTCATTATGCCAGATGCCAAAGTCTGGTTATGAGGACCCTCGCTGGCATCGAAAAGATGACTTGTACTATCCATCTCACAGCAGGAGGCTTGATCTCCCTCCTTGGGCTTTTTCTCTATCAGATGAGAAGAATGATTGCAGTGGCGTGAGCAGACCAGTTCAGAGCAAGTCTACTGCTATTGTTAGGGGAGTGAAAGGAACAGTGCTTACAGTGGTCAGGATAAATGCATGTGTGGTTAAGGATCATGGTTCGTTTATTTCTGATCCACGCACAAAAGTAAGAGGAAAGGAGAGATATTCTTCAAGGTCTTCTCGTCCATACTCTTCAGGTAGTGATGGCAGGAGATCGTCAACAGAATGTGATTCTCAATCCAAAAGTGCTAATGATCAAGGTTCACAAGACTCCTGGAAATGTGTGGCATCCATCAACCCTCCAAAAGACCGACTTTGCTCAGTTGACGATTTGCAATTGCATTTGGGGGATTGGTACTACCTTGATGGTGCTGGGCGTGAACTAGGGCCTTCTTCATTTTCACACCTGCAGGTCTTAGCAGATCAAGGTGTTATTCAGAAACACATCAGTGTTTTcagaaaatttgataaaatttggGTTCCAGTTCTCTCTGCTGGAGAGACCACCTCTGAAGCCAGTGTCAAGAGCGACCAGGAGAATACTTCTGCGAGTGGTGATTCTTCAAGACCTTTTTCACAATCTCAAGGCGCTGCCCTTGATGATTCTAAAATGAAACCAAGTTTCTCGCATGACCTACATCCTCAGTTCATTGGTTATACTCGTGGGAAGCTGCATGAATTGGTAATGAAATCATATAAGAGCCGTGAGTTTGCTGCAGCCATTAATGAAGTCTTAGATCCATGGATCAATGTTAGGCAGCCTAAAAAGGAGATGGAGAAGCATATATACCGTAAATCAG GTGATGCACATGCTGCCAAGAGAGCACGGCTGCTGGGGGATGAGATTGAAGAATATGAAGTAGAAGAGGACATGCACACAATTAAGGATGAATCCACATTTGATGATCTTTGTAGTGATGCTCTATTTTACCGAGAGGAGAATGAAAATTCTGGATCTGAAATGGGAAGCTGGGGTTTATTGGATGGCCATGTCCTTGCACGGGTTTTTCATTTTCTGCGATCAGATATCAAATCCCTTGCCTTTATTTCTTTGACTTGTAAACACTGGAGAGCCGCAGCCAGTTTTTACAAGGACATCTCAAGACATATTGACCTGTCAACTTTGGGTCCTAACTGCAGTGACTCCATACTCTTGAACATCACG AGTGGTTATGGAAAAGGAAAGTTGAATTCAATGGTTCTTAAAGGTTGTACAAACATTACCTCCGAGCTGCTTGAAGAGATTCTGCATTCGTTTCCTTGTATATCTTATATAGATATTAGAGGTTGCAGCCAGTTTGATGAGTTGGCCCTCAAATTTGCGAACATTAACTGGATCAAGACCCGAATTTCACGTGTTACAAAGATATTTGAGGAATCACAGTCTAAAATAAGAAGTCTTAAACAGATTACTGAGAGAACTTCATTGATTTCCAAAAAGGGTCTGTGTGATTATATGGATGATTTTGGTGAACTAAAGGACTATTTTGATAGTGTTGATAAGAGAGACTCAGCAAATCAGTTATTCCGTCGAAGCTTATACAAACGATCAAAACTATTCGATGCCAGAAAGTCCTCTTCCATTCTATCTAGGGATGCTCGAATGAGGCGGTGGGCCATTAAGAAATCTGACAATAGTTACAAAAGAATGGAAGAATTTCTTCTTTCGGGTCTTAAGGACATAATGAATAAGAATACATTTGATTTCTTTGTGCCCAAG GTTGCGGAAATTGAAGACAGAATTAAAAAGGGTTATTACATTGGCCATGGATTGAGCTCTGTCAAGGAGGATATCAGTCGAATGTGCAGAGACGCAATAAA AGCAAAGAATCGGGGCGATGCTGGAGACATGAATCATAttattcctttatttattaaacTTGCCACACGATTGGAAGACAGTTCTAAGTCGTCCTATGAAAGAGATGAGATGATGAAGTCGTGGGAAGATGATTCACCTGCTGCCTCAAAGtataagaagaaaccaaataaatCTTTGACTGACAGGAAGTATGTGAATAAGAGCAATGGCACTTCCTTCCCAAATTATGGTTTGGATTATGTAGAGTATGTATCTGATCGAGAAATCAGAAGGCGATTAtccaaattgaataaaaaatctatGCACTCGGAGAGTGAAACATCTGATGACCTTGACAGGTCTTCAGATGgcaagagtgagagtgagagcaCAGCCTCAGATGTGGAAAGTGATTTGGATATTCGGTCAGAAGTTCGACCTGCAGACTCAAGAGGGAATGGACACTTTATTCGAGATGAGGGCTTGGATTCTATGACTGATGATCGTGAATGGGGTGCTCGGATGACCAAAGCAAGCCTGGTTCCTCCTGTTACAAGAAAATATGAAGTCATTGATCAATATGTTACTGTTGCCGATGATGAGGACGTGCAAAGGAAGATGCGAGTATCTTTACCAGAGGACTATGTTGAGAAACTCCATGCACAGAAAAGTGGCACTGAGGAGTCTGATATGGAACTTCCTGAAGTCAAGGATTATAAACCTAGAAAACAGCTTGGAGTTGAGGTTTTAGAGCAAGAGGTTTATGGAATTGATCCCTACACACACAACCTTTTGCTTGATTCAATGCCAGAGGAGTTGGATTGGACTTTGCTCGAGAAGCATTTTTTTATCGAAGATGTGCTCCTTCGAGCTTTGAATAAGCAAGTTAGGCACTTCACTGGAACTGGAAACACTCCTATGATGTATCCCTTGCAGCCTGTTATTGAAGAAATCGAAAAGGCTGCTGAAGAAGACTGCGATATACGAACTGTGAGAATGTGTCAGGGTATTTTGAAGGCCATAGACAGTCGTGCCGATGACAAATATGTTGCTTACAGAAAG GGGCTTGGTGTTGTTTGCAACAAAGAAGAAGGTTTTGGAGAAGAggattttgttgtggagttttTGGGAGAG GTTTATCCTGTTTGGAAATGGTTCGAGAAGCAAGATGGGATTCGATCTTTGCAGAAAAATAGTGAAGATCCAGCTCCTGAATTTTACAACATCTATCTTGAAAGGCCTAAG GGTGATGCTGATGGGTATGATTTGGTGGTTGTTGATGCTATGCATAAGGCAAACTATGCAAGTCGAATATGCCACTCGTGTCGACCTAATTGTGAAGCAAA GGTTACTGCTGTAGGTGGTCATTACCAGATTGGAATCTATTCTGTACGTAAAATTCGATATGGCGAGGAGATCACATTTGATTATAATTCTGTTACAGAG AGTAAAGAAGAATATGAAGTGTCAGTTTGTTTGTGTGGCAGCCAAGTTTGCCGGGGCAGCTACTTGAATCTGACAGGTGAAGGGGCTTTCCAAAAG GTACTGGAGGACCGGCATGGAGTTCTTGATGGTCATCAGTTAATGCTAGAAGCTTGTGAATTAAACTCAGTATCTGAAGAGGATTATCTTGACTTGGGGAGGGCTGGTTTAGGCAGTTGTTTGCTTGGTGGGCTGCCTGAATGGGTAGTAGCCTATTCAGCTCGCCTG GTGagatttataaattttgaaaggACGGAGCTACCTGCAGAGATTCTAAGGCATAATTTGgaggaaaaaaggaaatatttttcagatatttGTCTTGAGGTTGAGAAGAGTGATGCCGAGGTTCAG GCTGAGGGTGTGTACAATCAGAGGCTTCAGAATTTGGCTGTTACTCTTGACAAG GTGAGATATGTTATGAGATGCATTTTTGGTGACCCAAAGAAAGCACCACCTCCGCTGGAGAAGCTGAGTCCCgaagaagttgtttcctttttctggAAAGGagaaggatcatttgttgagGAGCTTCTCCAATGCATGGCTCCTCATGTGGAAGAAGGCACGCTAAATGATCTCAAGTCCAAGATTCATGCTCATGATCCATCAGGGTCGGATGACATTCAGAAAGAACTTCAGAGATCTTTACTATG GCTGAGAGATGAGGTCCGAAATCTTCCATGTACCCACAAGTCGCGGCATGATGCGGCGGCTGACTTGATCCATATTTATGCATACACAAAGTGCTTTTTTAGAATACGG GAATATAAAGCTGTAACGTCCCCACCGGTTTACATTAGTCCACTTGACTTGGGCCCCAAGTATGCTGATATATTGGGGGATGGCTTTCAAGAGTATTGCAAGACCTACGGCGAGAACTATTGTTTAGGACAGCTAATTTTTTGGCATAACCAAACCAATGCGGACCCAGATTGTAGCTTGGCCAAAGCGAGTAGGGGTTGCTTGCTGTTACCTGAGATCGGTTCCTTCTATGCCAAGGTTCAGAAATCATCAAGGCATCGTGTTTATGGCCCAAGGACTCTGAGATTTATGCTGGCAAGAATG GAGAAGCAGCCCCAGAGACCGTGGCCTAAGGACCGAATATGGTCGTTTAAGAGCTCCTCGAATGTTTTTGGCAGCCCGATGTTGGATGCTGTTCTAAATAATTCTTCGCTCGACAGGGAGATGGTGCACTGGCTGAAGCACAGACCTACCATATTTCAGGCCATGTGGGATCGGTGA